A region of the Litchfieldia alkalitelluris genome:
TCATGATTTCATTATAAAAAGCTTCTCTGCTCCATGGCGTCGCAAATGAAGCATGTTCTATCACGAGGACTTCGTCAATATCCTCTAAATTCATCAATCTAAATGTAACTGTTGCTTCCATGAACTCACCTTCATCATTACTTATTAGTTGCTAGCCAATTTGCTTCTGCTTCTGCAAGTCGAATATAATTCGGAACAAATGAATGAACTTCTTCTTCATCCTTAGATAAGCCTATAAGGGCAAGCTCACTCGGTCTAGGGTTATTACTAGTATAAGATGCAAACAATGCAAGCTCTCCTAATTCCTCTTCAATGACAGCTTTATGTAGCTCTAAATCATTTCCTATGAATAACGTTTGTGTATTATTTCCCTTTAAGTCAGATAGCCAGTCCTTTAATAAAATAATTGCATCCTCTTTTTGACTAACCAATAGCCCATCTGATGAATAAGAATATAAACCAGTATAAACCTGTCCTCTTCTTGCATCAAACAAAGGCGAAATCATCCCATCAAAATATCGCCCATTAGCGGCTAATACTTCTAAACTAGACACACCAACTAACGGTATATTTAGCGTCCATGCTAAAGTTTTAGCAATTGTTACACCAATTCTAACACCTGTATATGACCCAGGTCCTTTTGCAACAACAATTTTATTTAATTCATTTGGTCTTACATCACATTCCTTCAACAGTTGCTCAATCGCAGGCATGACTCTAACCGAATGATTCTTTTTCAGATTGGTTATTACCTCACCAATCACCTTCGTATCATCTAGTAGAGCAATACCCATGACTAAATTTGATGTATCAATTGATAAAACCTTCATTATTCAAATAGCTCCTTACATAATTGTATGTAACGCGACCCAATTGGCTCAAAAGTAATTTGACGTGTTGAATCACCTTGATGAGTAATCGTAATCACTAATCTCGATTCAGGCAAATACTCTTTGATAAGCTCTGCCCACTCCACGACAGAAACTCCTTCACCTTCAAAATATTCATCAAAGCCCAAATCCTCTTCACTTTCAGCTAACCTATATACATCCATGTGATAAAGAGGAAGACGACCTTTGTATTCTTTTATAATGGTAAAAGTGGGACTATTCACATTTCTAGTGATCCCTAACCCTTTTGCTAACC
Encoded here:
- the tsaB gene encoding tRNA (adenosine(37)-N6)-threonylcarbamoyltransferase complex dimerization subunit type 1 TsaB, with translation MKVLSIDTSNLVMGIALLDDTKVIGEVITNLKKNHSVRVMPAIEQLLKECDVRPNELNKIVVAKGPGSYTGVRIGVTIAKTLAWTLNIPLVGVSSLEVLAANGRYFDGMISPLFDARRGQVYTGLYSYSSDGLLVSQKEDAIILLKDWLSDLKGNNTQTLFIGNDLELHKAVIEEELGELALFASYTSNNPRPSELALIGLSKDEEEVHSFVPNYIRLAEAEANWLATNK
- the tsaE gene encoding tRNA (adenosine(37)-N6)-threonylcarbamoyltransferase complex ATPase subunit type 1 TsaE; this encodes MEQFVFKTNSSDETLEFSQRLGELLKPGDVITLEGDLGAGKTTFTKGLAKGLGITRNVNSPTFTIIKEYKGRLPLYHMDVYRLAESEEDLGFDEYFEGEGVSVVEWAELIKEYLPESRLVITITHQGDSTRQITFEPIGSRYIQLCKELFE